Within Halorubrum lacusprofundi ATCC 49239, the genomic segment GCGCTGGTTTCGCCGGGATCTCCGTCTCGTAGGTATCGGAGAGGGAGTGGGCCGGATCGGTGGAGACCACCAAGGTGTTGACCCCGCCCGCCGCCGAGGCGAGTCCGGTCGCGGCCGCCATCGTCGTCTTCCCGACGCCGCCCTTCCCGCCGTAGAGGACGTAGTCCGGGGCGTCGACGCCCGCCGGGAGGTCCGTGGCAGCGTCCGTTTCGGTCGGGAGATCAGCGTCGCTTGCGGGGTCGGCGTCAGCGGTCTCGTTGATCTCCGGCTCCTCGACGCGATCCACCGGCTCGACGTCGATATCGTCCATATCGGGTCGTGGGTGCGGCCCGCTTGTGTACTCGTCGGTCCGGATATGTCGGCGTTGGGTGGTGATCGGGCCGTTCGGTGGTTTGATGTGACCTATGTATCGATCAGTACAGCCCCTGGCCTTAGACCTCTGTAATACCCGATCTGATGTTTTCGACGGTTTCGTCGTCCAGTTCGAGTTCGGGGTGCGAACTGTTCGCGTGTTCTTCGGCTTGAGCCATAACCTCCTGTTCAGTCTCGGATTCAATAGTCGCGTTGCACCCGTCTATGGGGCATTCCAGTCTCATCATAGTCCAATCGTAGGTTAGGTGTTACCGCATAATTGGTATTAGGTCTCTAATGGAATATACGCACACTCTACCGGGCCGACTCCACAAATCTCAACGATAATGGCAGGGTTACTGGCGATAGGTTCGCACCCTTCACCTAACGGCTGTTTCAGACGATAATGTGTCTGAAAAATAGGATTTCTACAGAGCCATAAGCAACTGTTGCTAGCGGCGCGATGGCTACCTCTGACGCCTCATTCGGCCACTTATGAGTAATTGACAACGAGTCGGTGGTGAACACCTCCAAAGCCCCAGTCGCCGAGGCGGGCGCACGCTCGTTGCGCGCTTCAGTCGCTCACTCCGTTCGCTCCCTCCAGTGCTTCCGTCGTCATCAGAACGCGAAGCGTTCTGATTGGCTCACGAGAGCACTGCTCTCGTGAACGCCTGCGCTGTCCTCGGCGACTGCCCCTTTGAGTCCCACCCGCACGCACAGCACTGCGCCTCACGCCTCCCCAACCTCGTCGCTGGTACCCGTTCGCTTCGTTCCGGGTACCAGCGACTCCCTCGCGCGGCGCTCCTCGCGGTCGTCGGTGACGACCGCTCGGACGCGCGCGCCACCGCATACGAACCTGAAAACCCGCTTAAAAGTGCTGAGGCCGCACTACTCGTCGGTACCGTTTCCGCCGTCTCCCTCGCTCCCGGCACCGTTCCGCACCTTCACCGCGACGCCGCTCGCGAAGTGCTCGGCCTCGGCGCCGGAGAGCTCGGCCCGTCCGACCGCGAACAGCGCGTCCTCGTCGTCGACGACGAGCACCTCGTCACCGGGGCGGATCCCGTCGTCGGCCGCGGTCACGAACTTCGCGAAGGCGTTGCGCCCCTCCCGGACGAACGGCTCGCTCTCCTCCCCGACGACCATCCGGTGGCACGGGGCCGCGAACCCGTCGCGGATCCGGCGCCCGCCGGCGATTCCGAGGGTGAATCGCCCGTCAGTGCCGTACGA encodes:
- a CDS encoding DUF1059 domain-containing protein, with product MMRLECPIDGCNATIESETEQEVMAQAEEHANSSHPELELDDETVENIRSGITEV
- a CDS encoding PUA domain-containing protein — its product is MSDEAAFADLRTGADYQFGAGAGDALFPPDETLTLRRSSGGRPRQVIVGDVNDDPGSPEGDRLVSYGTDGRFTLGIAGGRRIRDGFAAPCHRMVVGEESEPFVREGRNAFAKFVTAADDGIRPGDEVLVVDDEDALFAVGRAELSGAEAEHFASGVAVKVRNGAGSEGDGGNGTDE